Proteins from a genomic interval of Musa acuminata AAA Group cultivar baxijiao chromosome BXJ1-9, Cavendish_Baxijiao_AAA, whole genome shotgun sequence:
- the LOC103996644 gene encoding leucine-rich repeat extensin-like protein 3, translating into MNSTAFVLVLALLLATSLCLEADPSPISNVTVMGTVFCDACANNVFSEHSYFLAGVRVRVQCMLRVTNSTSREEMSITVDRTTDKFGVYKLDIPPVEGFECREGVVMDSCCRASLLGSPSSLCDVPGLNTSTGHVAVRGGEGKRCLYNLNALNYRPSKKDANLCGTGSGHYLPASVNSSLFLWPPSPPSGFPWPSPMPYPFPPLPFQTPPPPSLPWPFPPLFPTPRTPTFPLPFPPAPNRPPSLPPIPPIFPSPTPTSPFPFRFPPFPPFTPMPPLFMPPSLPSPGSFPFPFPPFPPTTTTSGAPSSSSP; encoded by the exons ATGAATTCTACCGCTTTCGTCCTTGTGTTAGCGCTCCTTCTCGCCACATCCCTATGCCTGGAAGCTGATCCGAGTCCCATCTCTAATGTCACCGTGATGGGCACCGTCTTCTGCGACGCCTGCGCCAACAATGTCTTCTCCGAGCACAGCTACTTCTTAGCAG GTGTCCGAGTAAGAGTGCAGTGCATGTTGAGAGTGACGAATTCCACGTCCAGGGAGGAGATGTCGATCACGGTGGACAGAACGACGGACAAGTTCGGGGTGTACAAGCTCGACATCCCGCCGGTGGAGGGGTTCGAGTGCAGGGAGGGTGTGGTGATGGACTCCTGCTGTCGAGCGAGCCTGCTCGGGAGTCCGTCTTCTCTGTGCGATGTCCCCGGCTTGAATACCTCCACCGGGCATGTGGCGGTCAGAGGTGGGGAAGGCAAGCGCTGCCTCTACAATCTGAACGCGCTCAACTACAGGCCATCGAAGAAGGACGCCAACCTGTGCGGCACCGGTAGCGGGCACTACTTACCTGCCTCTGTGAACTCCTCTTTGTTCCTCTGGCCGCCTTCGCCTCCGTCTGGGTTCCCCTGGCCGTCGCCTATGCCTTACCCGTTTCCACCCCTGCCATTCCAAACTCCGCCACCGCCATCTCTCCCTTGGCCGTTCCCTCCTCTGTTTCCGACCCCAAGAACACCAACTTTTCCTTTGCCCTTCCCCCCAGCACCGAACCGACCGCCATCGCTGCCTCCAATACCACCTATTTTTCCTTCACCAACGCCGACGTCTCCATTCCCTTTTCGATTCCCACCCTTCCCTCCCTTTACTCCAATGCCACCTCTGTTTATGCCACCTTCTCTTCCTTCACCTGGATCTTTTCCTTTCCCATTTCCTCCGTTCCCTCCTACTACCACAACCTCTGGAGCGCCTTCCTCATCTTCTCCCTAA
- the LOC103996645 gene encoding TPD1 protein homolog 1, with the protein MLGEGSRSPDQRRRGGVSGRRMAVAAASATASVVALLLLLTLGCYWPRLDGRQFGFGFRFQQLRSVSVSNRKLLQVDAGAKSSSSSSSSSSASASRSTDRMGDRCSVDDIEVNQGATPPLPSGIPTYTVTVLNLCSSRNGCAMGQIHLSCGAFSSTRLINPRIFRRLRINDCLVNDGRPLAPGASISFQYANSFSYPLSVSSATCVPS; encoded by the exons ATGCTTGGGGAAGGGTCTCGGTCGCCAGATCAGCGGAGAAGGGGAGGCGTCTCTGGGCGGCGAATGGCCGTGGCGGCGGCGTCGGCTACGGCTTCGGTCGTGGCGCTCCTGCTTCTGCTCACCTTGG GGTGTTATTGGCCGCGACTGGATGGAAGACAGTTCGGGTTCGGATTCCGATTCCAGCAACTCCGCTCCGTCAGTGTTTCCAACCGCAAGCTTCTCCAAGTCGACGCAG GCGccaagtcgtcgtcgtcgtcgtcgtcgtcgtcgtctgcgTCTGCATCCCGGTCGACGGATCGCATGGGTGACCGGTGCAGCGTGGACGACATCGAGGTGAACCAGGGGGCGACGCCGCCGCTGCCCAGCGGGATCCCGACGTACACGGTGACGGTGCTGAACCTTTGCTCGTCAAGAAACGGCTGCGCCATGGGACAGATCCACCTGAGCTGTGGCGCATTCAGCTCCACCCGCCTCATCAACCCCCGCATCTTCCGCCGCCTCCGCATCAACGACTGTCTCGTGAACGATGGCCGTCCCCTCGCCCCGGGAGCTTCCATCTCCTTCCAATACGCCAACTCCTTCTCCTACCCTCTCTCCGTTTCCAGCGCCACCTGCGTCCCCTCCTAA
- the LOC103996647 gene encoding pentatricopeptide repeat-containing protein At2g13420, mitochondrial, with translation MLGRSLTLARRRAPPLPIPSSSPRSLSGSLDPDLGLPDEVAAAPAKPTPPPIEPSAEADALARLLLQHHNPFHAMESPLQLAGVGLSDSLVLQTLLRLRHASKVALGFFVWARDHAHHQHASDAYGLMVDILGRVRQFDVAWQMIIEMDQRGVGPTPRTFAVLVRRYVAAGMAQQAIRTFDDMEAFVGREPNGEEFKMLLDTLCKYGYPKVATELFNKRKFKYEPDEKTYAILIYGWCKVNRHEMAQRFLNEMVNRGLEPNVVTYNILLNGICRRASLHPDNRFDRTIQAAEDLLNQMHNKGIEPDTISYSIILHVYSRAHKPELSLYMFRSMKEKGICPTVATYTSLVKCLASCGRLEEAEELLSEMVRDGVCPTPATYNCFFKEYRGRKDVVGATKLYKKMKEMGLTSGPDIHTYNILLGMFSKLNRMEIIWEIWNDMVTSGTGPDLDSYTLLIHGLCDKKKWREACQYFMEMIEKGYLPQKVTFETLYRGLIQSDMLRTWRRLKNKVEEESLKFGAEFQHYHFKPYKR, from the exons ATGCTCGGGAGGTCGCTCACCTTAGCCCGCCGCCGCGCACCCCCTCTCCCTATCCCCTCCTCCTCGCCTCGCTCACTCTCCGGCTCCCTCGACCCCGATCTTGGACTCCCCGATGAGGTCGCCGCCGCCCCAGCAAAGCCGACGCCACCGCCAATCGAGCCCTCGGCCGAGGCCGATGCCCTTGCCCGCCTCCTCCTTCAGCACCACAACCCCTTCCACGCCATGGAGTCCCCACTCCAGCTCGCCGGTGTGGGCCTCTCCGATTCCCTCGTCCTACAGaccctcctccgcctccgccacGCCTCCAAGGTCGCCCTCGGCTTCTTCGTCTGGGCTCGCGACCACGCCCACCACCAGCACGCCTCCGATGCCTATGGCCTCATGGTCGATATCCTCGGCAGGGTCCGGCAGTTCGATGTCGCGTGGCAGATGATCATTGAGATGGACCAGCGCGGCGTCGGGCCGACCCCGAGGACGTTCGCTGTGCTCGTGCGGCGGTACGTGGCCGCCGGGATGGCGCAACAGGCcatcagaaccttcgacgacatgGAGGCGTTTGTGGGGAGGGAACCCAACGGGGAGGAGTTCAAGATGCTCCTCGACACCCTCTGCAAGTATGGCTACCCTAAG GTTGCAACAGAGTTATTCAATAAGAGGAAATTTAAGTATGAACCTGATGAAAAGACATATGCAATATTGATTTATGGATGGTGTAAGGTAAACCGACATGAAATGGCACAAAGGTTTCTAAACGAGATGGTCAATCGTGGGTTAGAACCAAATGTGGTTACGTATAATATTTTGTTGAATGGGATCTGTAGGAGGGCAAGCTTACACCCAGACAATAGGTTTGATAGAACAATCCAAGCTGCCGAGGATCTTTTGAATCAGATGCACAATAAAGGCATTGAACCTGATACGATAAGCTATTCTATCATCCTTCATGTTTACAGTCGAGCTCATAAACCAGAACTATCTCTTTATATGTTTCGCTCAATGAAAGAGAAGGGAATTTGCCCAACAGTGGCAACATACACATCACTTGTCAAGTGTCTTGCATCATGTGGAAGATTGGAAGAAGCCGAAGAATTGCTTAGTGAGATGGTGCGTGATGGAGTGTGCCCGACTCCAGCTACATATAACTGTTTCTTCAAGGAGTATCGTGGAAGGAAAGACGTGGTTGGTGCTACAAAATTGtacaagaaaatgaaagaaatgggCTTAACAAGTGGGCCAGATATTCATACATATAACATATTACTTGGAATGTTTTCAAAATTAAATCGCATGGAGATTATCTGGGAAATATGGAATGATATGGTTACTAGCGGTACTGGCCCAGATTTGGATTCTTACACCTTGTTAATTCATGGGCTTTGTGATAAGAAAAAgtggagggaagcttgccagtattTTATGGAGATGATAGAGAAGGGGTATCTTCCACAAAAGGTCACATTTGAGACACTGTACCGGGGATTGATACAGTCAGATATGTTGAGGACTTGGAGGAGACTAAAGAACAAGGTTGAAGAAGAATCTCTAAAATTTGGTGCTGAATTCCAACATTATCACTTCAAACCTTACAAGAGATAG
- the LOC103996649 gene encoding probable metal-nicotianamine transporter YSL6 isoform X1: MSHHTTNYQPNGNADNDRFSRDVDRQKDQSCSVFPDAAATLCSEEIPTTVLSIPPSPSISPLSPLITGEAMGMEVGSAVEISEPLLPPEKTGELVHAEKIPPWREQITVRGLLVSTVLGALFCIITHKLNLTVGVIPSLNVAAGLLGFFFVKSWTELASRIGVSAKPFTRQENTVIQTCVVACYGLAFSGGFGSYMLSMDQRTYELIGADYPGNRAEDVKNPSLSWMIGFMFVVSFLGLFSLVALRKVMVIDYKLTYPSGTATALLINSFHTTTGAELAGKQVRCLGKYLSISFFWSCFKWFFSGVGDSCGFDNFPSLGLAAFKNTFYFDFSPTYVGCGLICPHIVNCSVLLGAIISWGFLWPFIATKAGDWYPNNLGSNDFKGLYGYKVFIAISLILGDGLYNLIKIVIITIKEFLNACSKQTSLPLVVAHQDDESSKLLMEERLQNETFVKDSIPSWFAASGYIGLAAISTATIPCIFPQMRWYLVLACYIVAPALAFCNSYGTGLTDWSLASTYGKIGLFVFASLVGSKGGVIAGLAACGVMMSIVSTAADLMQDFKTGYLTLSSPRSMFVSQLIGTALGCIIAPLTFWLYWTAFDVGAPDGVYKAPYAVIYREMAILGVEGFSALPKHCLELCCVFFVAALVINVMRDVTPKNVSSYIPIPMAMAVPFYIGAYFAIDMFVGTVILYVWERLNRKEAEDYAGAVASGLICGDGIWTVPSAILSIFRIDPPICMNFTPSS; encoded by the exons ATGAGTCACCACACGACCAACTACCAGCCAAACGGAAACGCTGACAATGACCGGTTCAGCCGTGACGTCGACCGCCAGAAGGACCAATCGTGTTCCGTCTTTCCTGACGCCGCTGCGACGCTCTGTTCCGAGGAAATCCCCACAACCGTCCTATCGATTCCCCCTTCCCCATCGATTTCTCCACTGTCCCCGCTCATCACCGGCGAAGCGATGGGAATGGAGGTGGGCTCCGCGGTGGAGATCTCGGAGCCACTCCTGCCGCCGGAGAAGACGGGGGAACTCGTACACGCTGAAAAGATCCCACCTTGGAGGGAGCAGATCACCGTCAGGGGCTTGCTTGTGAGTACCGTCCTGGGGGCTCTGTTCTGCATCATCACCCACAAGCTCAATCTCACGGTGGGAGTGATCCCGTCGCTCAACGTAGCCGCTGGCCTCTTGGGGTTCTTCTTCGTCAAGAGCTGGACCGAGCTTGCATCGAGGATTGGAGTCTCGGCGAAGCCCTTCACGAGGCAGGAGAACACGGTGATCCAAACTTGCGTCGTGGCCTGCTATGGATTGGCCTTCAGTG GGGGGTTTGGGTCGTATATGCTTTCAATGGATCAAAGGACGTATGAACTCATAGGAGCTGATTATCCTGGTAACAGAGCAGAAGATGTTAAAAATCCTTCCTTGAGTTGGATGATTGGTTTCATGTTTGTTGTGAGTTTCCTCGGGCTATTTAGCCTCGTGGCACTACGTAAG GTTATGGTAATTGACTACAAGCTTACATATCCTAGTGGGACTGCTACAGCTTTGTTGATAAACAGTTTTCACACTACTACAGGAGCAGAGCTTGCTGG GAAACAAGTTCGTTGCCTGGGAAAGTATCTGAGCATAAGTTTCTTCTGGAGTTGCTTTAAATGGTTCTTCAGTGGTGTAGGAGATTCCTGCGGCTTTGACAATTTTCCCAGCCTCGGACTTGCAGCATTTAAGAACAC ATTTTACTTTGATTTCAGTCCAACATATGTTGGATGCGGTCTCATCTGCCCACACATTGTTAATTGCTCTGTCCTACTTGGAGCTATCATATCTTGGGGTTTCCTTTGGCCGTTCATCGCCACAAAAGCTGGAGACTGGTATCCAAATAACCTTGGTAGCAATGACTTTAAAGGCCTCTATGGATATAAG GTTTTCATTGCTATCTCTCTTATTCTTGGAGATGGTCTTTACAACTTGATAAAAATAGTAATCATAACTATCAAGGAATTCTTGAATGCGTGCTCAAAGCAAACAAGCCTTCCCCTTGTAGTGGCTCATCAAG ATGATGAGAGTTCGAAACTGTTAATGGAGGAAAGGCTGCAGAATGAAACATTTGTGAAGGACAGCATACCATCCTGGTTTGCAGCCTCTGGTTACATTGGTCTTGCTGCTATATCCACTGCAACGATACCGTGCATCTTTCCGCAGATGAGATGGTACCTAGTCCTTGCATGCTACATTGTTGCGCCGGCACTGGCCTTCTGTAATTCCTATGGCACTGGTCTCACTGATTGGAGCCTTGCGTCAACCTATGGGAAGATCGGACTTTTCGTCTTCGCCTCACTAGTCGGAAGCAAGGGCGGTGTCATCGCTGGGCTGGCAGCATGTGGTGTTATGATGTCCATCGTGTCTACCGCTGCCGATCTGATGCAGGATTTCAAGACAGGTTATCTTACCCTATCCTCTCCTAGATCCATGTTTGTATCCCAGTTGATTGGCACGGCATTAGGTTGTATCATAGCTCCTCTCACTTTCTGGCTCTATTGGACTGCTTTCGATGTCGGAGCCCCTGATGGAGTGTACAAGGCTCCATATGCAGTCATATACCGAGaaatggctattttgggtgtcgAAGGCTTCTCAGCGCTGCCAAAGCACTGCCTGGAGCTCTGTTGTGTGTTCTTTGTTGCTGCGCTTGTGATCAATGTTATGAGGGATGTGACTCCAAAGAATGTATCCAGTTATATTCCGATACCGATGGCAATGGCAGTGCCTTTCTACATTGGAGCATATTTTGCGATCGACATGTTCGTTGGGACCGTGATACTGTATGTCTGGGAACGGCTGAACCGGAAAGAGGCTGAAGACTATGCCGGAGCGGTGGCTTCAGGCTTGATTTGTGGTGATGGAATATGGACCGTTCCATCTGCAATCCTGTCGATCTTTAGGATTGATCCACCAATCTGCATGAACTTCACTCCTAGCAGCTGA
- the LOC103996649 gene encoding probable metal-nicotianamine transporter YSL6 isoform X2 translates to MRGQGEMQSASATELSDHCPTNTEGVAEPPADEIPPWEQQITVRGVVVGAMLGTFFCIVEHHFNLRVGLAPSINLAAGLLSYFFISLWTRTLSKLGFEVTAFTKQENTMVQTSIVTCYMLAFSGGFGSYMLSMDQRTYELIGADYPGNRAEDVKNPSLSWMIGFMFVVSFLGLFSLVALRKVMVIDYKLTYPSGTATALLINSFHTTTGAELAGKQVRCLGKYLSISFFWSCFKWFFSGVGDSCGFDNFPSLGLAAFKNTFYFDFSPTYVGCGLICPHIVNCSVLLGAIISWGFLWPFIATKAGDWYPNNLGSNDFKGLYGYKVFIAISLILGDGLYNLIKIVIITIKEFLNACSKQTSLPLVVAHQDDESSKLLMEERLQNETFVKDSIPSWFAASGYIGLAAISTATIPCIFPQMRWYLVLACYIVAPALAFCNSYGTGLTDWSLASTYGKIGLFVFASLVGSKGGVIAGLAACGVMMSIVSTAADLMQDFKTGYLTLSSPRSMFVSQLIGTALGCIIAPLTFWLYWTAFDVGAPDGVYKAPYAVIYREMAILGVEGFSALPKHCLELCCVFFVAALVINVMRDVTPKNVSSYIPIPMAMAVPFYIGAYFAIDMFVGTVILYVWERLNRKEAEDYAGAVASGLICGDGIWTVPSAILSIFRIDPPICMNFTPSS, encoded by the exons ATGCGCGGTCAAGGAGAGATGCAAAGCGCGAGTGCAACTGAGCTTTCCGATCATTGCCCGACCAACACAGAAGGCGTAGCAGAACCTCCGGCGGACGAGATCCCTCCATGGGAGCAACAGATAACAGTGAGAGGGGTGGTGGTGGGAGCCATGTTAGGGACCTTCTTCTGCATCGTCGAACACCACTTCAATCTGAGGGTAGGCCTGGCGCCGTCCATCAACCTGGCTGCTGGactcctctcctacttcttcatTTCCCTGTGGACGCGCACTCTCTCGAAGCTGGGATTCGAGGTTACTGCCTTCACCAAGCAGGAGAACACCATGGTCCAGACCTCCATTGTGACCTGCTATATGCTTGCTTTTAGTG GGGGGTTTGGGTCGTATATGCTTTCAATGGATCAAAGGACGTATGAACTCATAGGAGCTGATTATCCTGGTAACAGAGCAGAAGATGTTAAAAATCCTTCCTTGAGTTGGATGATTGGTTTCATGTTTGTTGTGAGTTTCCTCGGGCTATTTAGCCTCGTGGCACTACGTAAG GTTATGGTAATTGACTACAAGCTTACATATCCTAGTGGGACTGCTACAGCTTTGTTGATAAACAGTTTTCACACTACTACAGGAGCAGAGCTTGCTGG GAAACAAGTTCGTTGCCTGGGAAAGTATCTGAGCATAAGTTTCTTCTGGAGTTGCTTTAAATGGTTCTTCAGTGGTGTAGGAGATTCCTGCGGCTTTGACAATTTTCCCAGCCTCGGACTTGCAGCATTTAAGAACAC ATTTTACTTTGATTTCAGTCCAACATATGTTGGATGCGGTCTCATCTGCCCACACATTGTTAATTGCTCTGTCCTACTTGGAGCTATCATATCTTGGGGTTTCCTTTGGCCGTTCATCGCCACAAAAGCTGGAGACTGGTATCCAAATAACCTTGGTAGCAATGACTTTAAAGGCCTCTATGGATATAAG GTTTTCATTGCTATCTCTCTTATTCTTGGAGATGGTCTTTACAACTTGATAAAAATAGTAATCATAACTATCAAGGAATTCTTGAATGCGTGCTCAAAGCAAACAAGCCTTCCCCTTGTAGTGGCTCATCAAG ATGATGAGAGTTCGAAACTGTTAATGGAGGAAAGGCTGCAGAATGAAACATTTGTGAAGGACAGCATACCATCCTGGTTTGCAGCCTCTGGTTACATTGGTCTTGCTGCTATATCCACTGCAACGATACCGTGCATCTTTCCGCAGATGAGATGGTACCTAGTCCTTGCATGCTACATTGTTGCGCCGGCACTGGCCTTCTGTAATTCCTATGGCACTGGTCTCACTGATTGGAGCCTTGCGTCAACCTATGGGAAGATCGGACTTTTCGTCTTCGCCTCACTAGTCGGAAGCAAGGGCGGTGTCATCGCTGGGCTGGCAGCATGTGGTGTTATGATGTCCATCGTGTCTACCGCTGCCGATCTGATGCAGGATTTCAAGACAGGTTATCTTACCCTATCCTCTCCTAGATCCATGTTTGTATCCCAGTTGATTGGCACGGCATTAGGTTGTATCATAGCTCCTCTCACTTTCTGGCTCTATTGGACTGCTTTCGATGTCGGAGCCCCTGATGGAGTGTACAAGGCTCCATATGCAGTCATATACCGAGaaatggctattttgggtgtcgAAGGCTTCTCAGCGCTGCCAAAGCACTGCCTGGAGCTCTGTTGTGTGTTCTTTGTTGCTGCGCTTGTGATCAATGTTATGAGGGATGTGACTCCAAAGAATGTATCCAGTTATATTCCGATACCGATGGCAATGGCAGTGCCTTTCTACATTGGAGCATATTTTGCGATCGACATGTTCGTTGGGACCGTGATACTGTATGTCTGGGAACGGCTGAACCGGAAAGAGGCTGAAGACTATGCCGGAGCGGTGGCTTCAGGCTTGATTTGTGGTGATGGAATATGGACCGTTCCATCTGCAATCCTGTCGATCTTTAGGATTGATCCACCAATCTGCATGAACTTCACTCCTAGCAGCTGA